One window of Hylemonella gracilis genomic DNA carries:
- a CDS encoding DM13 domain-containing protein, giving the protein MKKFLLLLVSHGLVLVFGFALGIYVLPILVAPTAPTNEQAAMAAHPAVFQGKFRRDLKDSDMLHWGEGEVSVGRERIVLLGRLAPGPDYKLYLSPEFVETEADFLRLKPQMQRVGDVRTFENFVVPVPETVNVGQFKAVIVWCETFSQFITAARYQ; this is encoded by the coding sequence GTGAAGAAGTTCCTGCTGCTCCTGGTCTCGCATGGACTGGTGCTCGTGTTCGGCTTTGCCTTGGGCATCTATGTGCTGCCCATCCTCGTGGCGCCCACGGCACCGACCAACGAGCAGGCCGCGATGGCCGCGCACCCCGCGGTGTTCCAGGGCAAGTTTCGTCGCGACCTGAAGGACAGCGACATGCTGCACTGGGGGGAAGGGGAGGTGTCGGTGGGGCGCGAGCGCATCGTGCTGCTGGGTCGCCTGGCGCCTGGGCCGGATTACAAGCTCTACCTCTCACCCGAGTTCGTCGAGACCGAGGCGGATTTCCTGCGGCTCAAGCCCCAGATGCAGCGCGTGGGCGACGTGCGCACCTTCGAGAATTTCGTGGTGCCCGTGCCCGAGACGGTGAACGTCGGCCAGTTCAAGGCCGTCATCGTCTGGTGCGAGACTTTCTCGCAGTTCATCACGGCGGCGCGGTACCAGTAG
- the ybgC gene encoding tol-pal system-associated acyl-CoA thioesterase, giving the protein MSEPTPQARFSWPVRVYWEDTDAGGIVFYANYLKFFERARTEWLRSLGIDQGALRQQTGGMFVVSAADIRYHRPARLDDVLAVSAELVESSRASLTIAQTATLGAQLLCQGNVHIAWVDANTLRPSRLPVAVLQALPEPPRGNTP; this is encoded by the coding sequence ATGAGCGAACCCACGCCCCAAGCCCGCTTCAGCTGGCCCGTGCGCGTGTACTGGGAAGACACCGACGCGGGCGGCATCGTCTTCTACGCCAACTACCTGAAATTCTTCGAGCGCGCGCGCACTGAATGGCTGCGCTCGCTGGGCATCGACCAAGGCGCGCTGCGGCAACAGACTGGTGGCATGTTCGTCGTGAGCGCGGCCGACATCCGCTACCACCGCCCCGCGCGGCTGGACGATGTCCTTGCGGTCAGTGCCGAGTTGGTGGAAAGCAGCCGCGCATCCCTCACAATTGCGCAGACCGCGACGTTGGGAGCGCAATTGCTCTGCCAAGGGAACGTGCACATCGCCTGGGTCGACGCGAACACGCTGCGCCCGTCGCGTCTGCCCGTTGCCGTGCTGCAGGCCCTGCCCGAGCCGCCGCGAGGAAACACACCGTAG
- the tolA gene encoding cell envelope integrity protein TolA, with translation MLLIAALTWGVGWKRDTSLAVEAELWAAVPQEMAPQAQPAPPEPAPPTPPAPEPEPTPEPAEPPPPPPPSAQAQAQREAEINLEREREEQARKAETERKARLEREQKEREQKERERKLAEEKRRKADAERREREDAEQRAQMRQENIRRMAGLAEATPQPNAAGQATRTAGPSATYAGRIRARIKPNIVFPDNLSNTNISAEVRVSTSPDGAITSRTLTKSSGNRLWDEAVLRAIDKTAILPKDTDGKVPPELIISFTPKD, from the coding sequence GTGCTGTTGATTGCCGCCCTGACCTGGGGCGTGGGCTGGAAGCGTGACACTTCGTTGGCCGTCGAAGCCGAACTCTGGGCCGCCGTGCCGCAGGAAATGGCGCCCCAGGCCCAGCCCGCGCCGCCGGAACCGGCCCCGCCCACACCCCCTGCCCCTGAGCCAGAGCCGACACCCGAACCCGCAGAGCCGCCGCCCCCGCCCCCACCGAGCGCGCAGGCCCAGGCGCAACGCGAAGCCGAAATCAACCTTGAGCGCGAACGTGAGGAGCAGGCGCGCAAGGCCGAGACCGAACGCAAGGCGCGTCTGGAACGCGAGCAGAAAGAGCGCGAACAGAAGGAACGCGAGCGCAAGCTGGCCGAGGAAAAGCGCCGCAAAGCCGACGCCGAACGCCGCGAACGCGAGGACGCCGAGCAGCGCGCTCAAATGCGCCAGGAAAACATCCGCCGCATGGCGGGCTTGGCCGAGGCCACGCCCCAGCCCAATGCCGCGGGCCAGGCCACCCGCACGGCGGGGCCATCGGCCACTTACGCCGGCCGCATCCGCGCGCGCATCAAACCCAACATCGTCTTCCCCGACAACCTGAGCAACACCAACATCAGCGCGGAAGTGAGAGTCAGCACCTCGCCCGATGGCGCCATCACCAGTCGCACGCTCACCAAGAGCAGCGGCAATCGGCTCTGGGACGAGGCTGTGCTGCGCGCCATCGACAAGACGGCCATCCTGCCCAAGGACACCGACGGCAAGGTGCCACCGGAACTGATCATCAGTTTCACGCCCAAGGACTGA
- a CDS encoding alpha/beta fold hydrolase: MTTPSLPTLMLLPGLNCDAAVWAPQVAALKNQANCVVPAWGLRDSLTAMAEQALAEAPTERFALAGHSMGGRVALEVMRLAPRRVTHLALLDTGTHPLAAGEAGEKEKAGRMALLKIAREQGMRAMAQEWAKGMVHPDRIGSPLFNEVLDMFDRGSATQYAAQINALLNRLDATPLLAKIQCPTLVLTGREDAWSGPAQHEAMAAAIKGAQLVIVEHSGHMTTMEQPEAVNRAFTAWISRT, translated from the coding sequence ATGACGACCCCATCCCTGCCCACCCTGATGCTCCTGCCCGGCCTGAATTGCGACGCGGCTGTCTGGGCTCCGCAAGTGGCCGCGCTCAAGAACCAGGCGAACTGCGTGGTGCCCGCCTGGGGCCTGCGTGATTCGCTGACCGCCATGGCCGAGCAGGCCCTGGCCGAGGCTCCGACGGAGCGTTTCGCCTTGGCAGGTCATTCCATGGGTGGGCGCGTGGCGCTGGAGGTGATGCGCCTGGCCCCGCGGCGCGTGACCCACCTGGCCTTGCTGGACACGGGCACGCACCCGCTGGCGGCGGGCGAAGCGGGCGAGAAAGAGAAGGCGGGTCGCATGGCCCTGCTGAAGATCGCGCGCGAGCAGGGCATGCGCGCCATGGCGCAGGAATGGGCCAAGGGCATGGTGCACCCGGACCGCATCGGGTCGCCGCTGTTCAACGAGGTGCTGGACATGTTCGACCGGGGCAGCGCGACGCAATACGCCGCGCAAATCAACGCGCTCCTGAACCGCTTGGACGCCACGCCCCTGCTCGCGAAGATTCAATGTCCCACGCTGGTGCTGACAGGCCGCGAGGACGCCTGGAGCGGCCCGGCCCAGCACGAGGCCATGGCCGCCGCGATCAAGGGCGCGCAACTGGTCATCGTCGAGCACAGCGGGCACATGACCACCATGGAGCAGCCGGAGGCGGTGAACCGGGCTTTCACTGCCTGGATATCGCGCACTTGA
- a CDS encoding ExbD/TolR family protein: protein MPGVAHRGRGRRTINEINMVPFIDVMLVLLIIFMVTAPLITPSVVALPSVSKASPSPTQVIEVIVNKDESLRLRIRDDTRTVRLDELAANVLNAQRAAPEDAGATGGGSAVVISADKSVKYEAVVKVMDVLQRAGVQRVGLSVQTAR, encoded by the coding sequence ATGCCTGGCGTAGCCCACCGCGGACGCGGACGACGCACCATCAATGAAATCAACATGGTGCCCTTCATCGACGTGATGCTGGTGCTGCTCATCATCTTCATGGTGACGGCTCCCCTCATCACACCCAGCGTGGTTGCGCTGCCCAGCGTGAGCAAGGCCTCGCCTTCGCCCACCCAGGTCATCGAGGTCATCGTCAACAAGGACGAATCCCTGCGCCTGCGCATCCGCGACGACACCCGCACCGTGCGGCTGGACGAACTGGCCGCGAATGTGCTGAACGCGCAGCGCGCGGCTCCCGAGGATGCCGGCGCGACCGGCGGTGGCAGCGCCGTCGTCATCAGCGCCGACAAGAGCGTGAAATACGAGGCCGTGGTCAAGGTCATGGACGTCTTGCAGCGCGCCGGCGTGCAACGCGTGGGACTGTCGGTGCAGACCGCCCGCTGA
- a CDS encoding methyl-accepting chemotaxis protein codes for MSSSTMPRAAANAQALLGDRIILGIIAVAAVAAIAIGHGFVDSGLAWGVSLTLLAPALMVYASAKATMLSRMVLTAILCCFVMLHIQLARGTLELHFGVFVTLALLLVYLDWKPVVLAAALFATHHVLFDRLQAAGLGFYCLGAPNFSTIVVHAVYVVLQTVVEVLLVTQTRQIARAGEEMRDLVTVVDTPDGIALDLAQTVTVRTPLASVLQNVLGRMYAAMQAVQRAAAGMEQASRDLAHSTSNLASRSESQASTLEETAASMEELSGAVQQNATNAHQANQLAQGTSSIATQGGSVVTQAVDTMQGISGSSKKIADIIAVIDGIAFQTNILALNAAVEAARAGEQGRGFAVVASEVRALAGRSAEAAKEIKALITDSVQRVEQGTVQVDRTGATMNEMVEAIRRVTSIIGEISVASAEQNTGVAQIGEAISNMEQTTQQNAALADEMRGMVHTLQQQALELVQAISVFQSSRSSMALAKAPTNMLASQTTARASSNPGTMQLR; via the coding sequence ATGTCCTCCAGCACCATGCCACGCGCAGCAGCCAACGCTCAGGCCTTATTGGGCGACCGCATCATCCTGGGGATCATCGCCGTGGCGGCAGTGGCCGCCATTGCGATCGGCCACGGTTTCGTGGACTCCGGCCTGGCCTGGGGCGTGTCCCTGACCTTGCTGGCACCGGCGCTGATGGTCTATGCCTCGGCCAAAGCCACGATGCTGTCCCGGATGGTGTTGACCGCGATTCTGTGTTGCTTCGTGATGCTGCACATCCAACTGGCGCGCGGCACGCTGGAGCTGCATTTCGGGGTCTTCGTCACGCTCGCACTGTTGCTCGTGTACCTGGACTGGAAACCCGTTGTGCTCGCGGCAGCACTCTTTGCCACTCACCACGTTCTGTTCGACCGCCTGCAGGCTGCGGGCTTGGGTTTTTACTGCCTGGGTGCGCCCAATTTCTCCACCATCGTGGTTCATGCCGTGTACGTGGTCCTGCAGACAGTGGTCGAAGTGCTCCTGGTCACCCAAACCCGGCAGATTGCCCGTGCGGGCGAAGAGATGCGCGATCTGGTGACGGTCGTCGATACACCGGATGGAATCGCCTTGGATCTCGCGCAGACCGTGACCGTGCGAACGCCCTTAGCCAGCGTGCTCCAAAACGTGCTGGGCCGCATGTACGCCGCCATGCAAGCCGTGCAACGCGCTGCGGCCGGCATGGAACAAGCCAGCCGGGACCTCGCTCACAGCACCTCGAACCTCGCATCTCGAAGCGAGAGTCAGGCCAGCACACTGGAAGAGACCGCGGCCTCCATGGAGGAGCTGAGCGGTGCCGTGCAGCAGAACGCGACCAACGCCCATCAAGCCAACCAACTCGCACAAGGAACGTCCTCAATCGCGACACAAGGTGGCAGCGTGGTCACCCAGGCCGTGGACACGATGCAAGGCATCAGTGGCAGCTCCAAGAAGATCGCCGACATCATCGCCGTGATCGATGGCATCGCCTTTCAGACCAATATCCTGGCCTTGAACGCCGCCGTGGAAGCCGCCCGTGCTGGCGAACAAGGTCGTGGCTTCGCCGTTGTGGCGAGCGAGGTGCGTGCCTTGGCTGGTCGCAGCGCGGAGGCCGCCAAGGAGATCAAGGCACTGATCACGGACAGCGTTCAACGTGTCGAACAAGGCACGGTGCAGGTGGACCGCACCGGCGCCACCATGAACGAAATGGTCGAGGCCATTCGCCGCGTGACGAGCATCATCGGCGAAATCAGCGTGGCCAGCGCCGAGCAAAACACCGGCGTCGCGCAAATCGGGGAAGCCATTTCGAATATGGAACAGACCACGCAGCAAAACGCCGCACTCGCCGACGAGATGAGAGGCATGGTGCACACGCTCCAGCAGCAAGCACTAGAACTGGTGCAAGCCATCAGCGTGTTTCAATCCTCCAGATCTTCCATGGCCCTCGCCAAGGCACCAACGAATATGCTGGCATCGCAGACCACCGCCAGGGCCAGTTCAAACCCGGGAACCATGCAACTGCGGTAA
- the tolQ gene encoding protein TolQ, giving the protein MSQDFSIIQLVLHASWVVQAVMLILLCGSIASWAAIFSKYFGLKKVRASNEKFEQDFWSGANLNTLYAQAAQKSDSGPMERIFVAGLREYQKLRERRVTDTSALLDGARRAMRAGMQREMDSVESNLSFLATVGSVSPYIGLFGTVWGIMHAFTGLASMQQVTLATVAPGIAEALVATAIGLFAAIPAVIAYNRFARDIDRVANAVETFIEEFSNILQRNISGQQTTAQPR; this is encoded by the coding sequence ATGAGCCAAGACTTCTCCATCATCCAACTCGTGCTGCACGCCAGCTGGGTCGTGCAAGCCGTCATGTTGATCCTGCTGTGCGGCTCCATCGCCAGCTGGGCCGCCATCTTCAGCAAGTACTTCGGCCTGAAGAAGGTGCGTGCCAGCAACGAGAAGTTCGAGCAGGACTTCTGGTCCGGCGCCAACCTCAACACCCTGTATGCCCAGGCCGCGCAGAAAAGCGACAGCGGCCCCATGGAGCGCATCTTCGTCGCCGGCCTGCGCGAGTACCAGAAACTGCGCGAGCGCCGCGTGACCGACACCTCCGCCCTGCTCGATGGCGCGCGCCGGGCCATGCGCGCCGGCATGCAGCGCGAGATGGACTCGGTCGAAAGCAATCTGTCTTTCCTCGCCACGGTGGGTTCGGTCTCGCCCTACATCGGCTTGTTCGGCACGGTCTGGGGCATCATGCACGCCTTCACCGGCCTGGCCTCCATGCAACAGGTGACGCTGGCCACCGTGGCGCCCGGCATCGCCGAAGCCCTGGTGGCCACGGCCATCGGCCTGTTCGCCGCCATCCCCGCCGTGATCGCCTACAACCGCTTCGCGCGCGACATCGATCGCGTGGCCAACGCGGTGGAAACCTTCATCGAAGAGTTCTCCAACATCCTGCAGCGCAACATCAGCGGCCAGCAGACCACGGCGCAGCCGCGCTGA